One segment of Agrococcus sp. ProA11 DNA contains the following:
- a CDS encoding 5-formyltetrahydrofolate cyclo-ligase codes for MTEDETAIEDAKRVLRRELRTLRVERGAAWAQAQASAIAAHLQELVIAHGARTISAYLSTPDEPDTRRFLAWAGAQGIRVLLPVIREDGLLDWAEHDGTETIEATLGMPQPESDALPPTALDDVDLMLIPATAVGRDGSRLGGGRGFFDRTIAAMADCPPVYAVVHDDEFFDSVPSASYDQPVDGVVTPSGITRITTRS; via the coding sequence GTGACTGAGGATGAAACCGCCATCGAAGATGCCAAGCGCGTGCTGCGTCGCGAACTGCGGACGCTGCGCGTCGAACGCGGCGCCGCGTGGGCCCAGGCGCAGGCGTCCGCCATCGCGGCGCACCTGCAGGAGCTCGTGATCGCGCACGGCGCGCGCACGATCTCCGCCTACCTGTCGACCCCGGACGAGCCGGACACCCGACGCTTCCTCGCCTGGGCGGGCGCGCAGGGCATCCGCGTGCTGCTGCCGGTCATCCGCGAGGACGGCCTGCTCGACTGGGCGGAGCACGACGGCACCGAGACGATCGAGGCGACGCTGGGCATGCCGCAGCCCGAGAGCGACGCGCTGCCGCCGACCGCGCTCGACGACGTGGATCTGATGCTGATCCCCGCAACGGCGGTCGGCCGCGACGGCTCGCGCCTGGGCGGAGGCAGAGGATTCTTCGACAGGACCATCGCCGCCATGGCAGACTGTCCTCCGGTCTATGCCGTGGTGCACGACGACGAATTCTTCGACAGCGTGCCCTCCGCGAGCTACGACCAGCCCGTCGACGGTGTCGTCACCCCATCCGGGATCACCCGCATCACCACCAGGAGCTGA
- the mscL gene encoding large conductance mechanosensitive channel protein MscL produces MEGFKKFLLQGNVVELAVAVVIGTAFTAIVGAFTEAIINPLLAQAFNAEELASAEIGIFKIGLLIAAIINFIIIAAIVYFVLVLPMTKLKEYHDLRKGILPEEPAETDVDILHDIRDLLRAQQGTPPTA; encoded by the coding sequence ATGGAGGGCTTCAAGAAGTTCCTGCTGCAGGGCAACGTCGTCGAGCTCGCCGTCGCCGTGGTCATCGGCACCGCGTTCACGGCCATCGTCGGCGCGTTCACCGAGGCGATCATCAACCCGCTGCTCGCGCAGGCGTTCAACGCCGAGGAGCTCGCAAGTGCCGAGATCGGCATCTTCAAGATCGGCCTGCTGATCGCCGCGATCATCAACTTCATCATCATCGCCGCGATCGTCTACTTCGTGCTCGTGCTGCCGATGACGAAGCTGAAGGAATACCACGACCTGCGCAAGGGCATCCTGCCCGAGGAGCCGGCCGAGACGGATGTCGACATCCTGCACGACATTCGCGACCTGCTGCGCGCGCAGCAGGGCACCCCGCCCACGGCCTGA
- a CDS encoding FmdB family zinc ribbon protein: protein MPVYAYACTACGHAFDARQSFAEPALTVCEACGGALRKQYGSIGVTFNGSGFYRTDSRAAASAGSAKSSTGASPKSSGEAKPAAASPAPSGGASSAS, encoded by the coding sequence ATGCCCGTCTATGCCTACGCCTGCACCGCGTGCGGTCATGCCTTCGACGCCCGGCAGAGCTTCGCGGAGCCCGCGCTCACGGTCTGCGAGGCGTGCGGCGGCGCGCTGCGCAAGCAGTACGGCTCGATCGGCGTGACCTTCAACGGCTCCGGCTTCTACCGCACCGACTCCCGCGCGGCAGCGAGTGCCGGCTCCGCGAAGTCGAGCACGGGCGCCTCCCCCAAGTCGTCTGGCGAGGCCAAGCCCGCCGCCGCATCCCCCGCCCCGAGCGGCGGAGCGTCCTCGGCCTCGTAG